One genomic window of Monodelphis domestica isolate mMonDom1 chromosome 1, mMonDom1.pri, whole genome shotgun sequence includes the following:
- the STAMBPL1 gene encoding AMSH-like protease isoform X6: protein MEQPLTVSSLKKLAAGPDHTDVSLSPEERVRALSKLGRNVSINEDITPRRYFRSGVEMERMAAVYLEEGNLENAFVLYHKFITLFVEKLPGHRDYQQCAIPEKQDIMKDRYNADFPQRLEQQRLIEAEKRRIAQMRQQQLETEQFQFFEDQLKKQELARDQLRGPDAPAMLAEQIDGNALPCFPRRPGVCPDQSPKSDPGQSPPVTRALKPAATLSAVHNLVVEGLRCVLLPRDLCPRFLLLAESNTVRGIETCGILCGKLTHNEFAITHVIVPKQSAGPDYCDVANVEELFSVQDQHSLLTLGWIHTHPTQTAFLSSVDLHTHCSYQLMLPEAIAIVCAPKHKDTGVFRLTNAGMLEVSACKKKGFHPHTKDPRLFSTCQHVVDQDRSITLLDLR, encoded by the exons ATGGAGCAGCCTTTGACTGTGAGCTCTCTG AAGAAGCTGGCGGCGGGGCCGGACCACACGGACGTGTCGCTGAGCCCGGAGGAGCGAGTGCGGGCGCTGAGCAAGCTGGGCCGCAACGTGTCCATCAACGAGGACATCACGCCGCGCCGCTACTTCCGCTCCGGGGTGGAGATGGAGCGCATGGCAGCTGTGTACCTGGAGGAGGGGAACCTGGAGAACGCCTTCGTGCTCTACCACAAGTTCATCAC CCTGTTCGTGGAGAAGCTGCCCGGCCACCGCGACTACCAGCAATGCGCCATCCCGGAGAAGCAGGACATCATGAAG GACCGCTACAACGCCGACTTCCCCCAGAGGCTAGAGCAGCAGCGCCTTATCGAGGCGGAGAAGAGGCGTATCGCCCAGATGCGGCAGCAGCAGCTGGAGACCGAGCAATTCCAGTTCTTTGAGGACCAGCTCAAGAAGCAGGAGCTGGCGCGGGACCAGCTGCGCGGCCCCGACGCCCCGGCCATGCTAGCCGAACAGATCGACGGCAACGCGCTGCCCTGCTTCCCGCGGCGGCCCGGTGTCTGCCCCGACCAGTCCCCGAAGAGTGACCCGGGCCAGTCCCCGCCGGTCACCAGAGCCCTGAAGCCCGCTGCCACGCTGAGCGCCGTGCACA acCTGGTGGTGGAGGGTCTTCGATGTGTCCTGTTGCCCAGGGATCTTTGCCCCCGCTTCCTGCTGCTGGCTGAGTCAAACACAGTGAGGGGGATAGAAACCTGTGGAATTCTCTGTGGAAAACTG ACCCATAATGAGTTTGCCATCACCCACGTTATTGTGCCAAAGCAGTCAGCTGGCCCAGACTACTGTGACGTAGCCAACGTGGAAGAGCTCTTCAGCGTCCAGGACCAGCACAGCCTTCTGACCCTGGGATGGATCCAT ACACACCCAACGCAGACGGCATTCCTGTCGAGTGTGGACCTTCACACCCACTGCTCCTACCAGCTCATGCTGCCAGAGGCCATCGCTATAGTCTGTGCACCCAAACATAAGGA CACCGGTGTCTTCAGGCTCACCAATGCAGGCATGCTGGAGGTCTCTGCTTGTAAAAAGAAGGGCTTCCATCCTCATACCAAGGATCCCAGGCTCTTCAGT ACCTGCCAGCATGTGGTGGACCAAGATCGCAGCATCACACTGCTGGATCTCAGGTGA
- the STAMBPL1 gene encoding AMSH-like protease isoform X2 produces MEQPLTVSSLKKLAAGPDHTDVSLSPEERVRALSKLGRNVSINEDITPRRYFRSGVEMERMAAVYLEEGNLENAFVLYHKFITLFVEKLPGHRDYQQCAIPEKQDIMKKLKEVAFPRTDELKKDLLRKYSVEYQECLQSQDRYNADFPQRLEQQRLIEAEKRRIAQMRQQQLETEQFQFFEDQLKKQELARDQLRGPDAPAMLAEQIDGNALPCFPRRPGVCPDQSPKSDPGQSPPVTRALKPAATLSAVHNLVVEGLRCVLLPRDLCPRFLLLAESNTVRGIETCGILCGKLTHNEFAITHVIVPKQSAGPDYCDVANVEELFSVQDQHSLLTLGWIHTHPTQTAFLSSVDLHTHCSYQLMLPEAIAIVCAPKHKDTGVFRLTNAGMLEVSACKKKGFHPHTKDPRLFSTCQHVVDQDRSITLLDLR; encoded by the exons ATGGAGCAGCCTTTGACTGTGAGCTCTCTG AAGAAGCTGGCGGCGGGGCCGGACCACACGGACGTGTCGCTGAGCCCGGAGGAGCGAGTGCGGGCGCTGAGCAAGCTGGGCCGCAACGTGTCCATCAACGAGGACATCACGCCGCGCCGCTACTTCCGCTCCGGGGTGGAGATGGAGCGCATGGCAGCTGTGTACCTGGAGGAGGGGAACCTGGAGAACGCCTTCGTGCTCTACCACAAGTTCATCAC CCTGTTCGTGGAGAAGCTGCCCGGCCACCGCGACTACCAGCAATGCGCCATCCCGGAGAAGCAGGACATCATGAAG aaactcaAGGAGGTCGCCTTCCCGAGGACGGACGAGCTGAAAAAGGATCTTTTAAGGAAATATAGCGTAGAGTACCAAGAATGCTTGCAAAGCCAA GACCGCTACAACGCCGACTTCCCCCAGAGGCTAGAGCAGCAGCGCCTTATCGAGGCGGAGAAGAGGCGTATCGCCCAGATGCGGCAGCAGCAGCTGGAGACCGAGCAATTCCAGTTCTTTGAGGACCAGCTCAAGAAGCAGGAGCTGGCGCGGGACCAGCTGCGCGGCCCCGACGCCCCGGCCATGCTAGCCGAACAGATCGACGGCAACGCGCTGCCCTGCTTCCCGCGGCGGCCCGGTGTCTGCCCCGACCAGTCCCCGAAGAGTGACCCGGGCCAGTCCCCGCCGGTCACCAGAGCCCTGAAGCCCGCTGCCACGCTGAGCGCCGTGCACA acCTGGTGGTGGAGGGTCTTCGATGTGTCCTGTTGCCCAGGGATCTTTGCCCCCGCTTCCTGCTGCTGGCTGAGTCAAACACAGTGAGGGGGATAGAAACCTGTGGAATTCTCTGTGGAAAACTG ACCCATAATGAGTTTGCCATCACCCACGTTATTGTGCCAAAGCAGTCAGCTGGCCCAGACTACTGTGACGTAGCCAACGTGGAAGAGCTCTTCAGCGTCCAGGACCAGCACAGCCTTCTGACCCTGGGATGGATCCAT ACACACCCAACGCAGACGGCATTCCTGTCGAGTGTGGACCTTCACACCCACTGCTCCTACCAGCTCATGCTGCCAGAGGCCATCGCTATAGTCTGTGCACCCAAACATAAGGA CACCGGTGTCTTCAGGCTCACCAATGCAGGCATGCTGGAGGTCTCTGCTTGTAAAAAGAAGGGCTTCCATCCTCATACCAAGGATCCCAGGCTCTTCAGT ACCTGCCAGCATGTGGTGGACCAAGATCGCAGCATCACACTGCTGGATCTCAGGTGA
- the STAMBPL1 gene encoding AMSH-like protease isoform X4: MEQPLTVSSLKKLAAGPDHTDVSLSPEERVRALSKLGRNVSINEDITPRRYFRSGVEMERMAAVYLEEGNLENAFVLYHKFITLFVEKLPGHRDYQQCAIPEKQDIMKKLKEVAFPRTDELKKDLLRKYSVEYQECLQSQRLEQQRLIEAEKRRIAQMRQQQLETEQFQFFEDQLKKQELARDQLRGPDAPAMLAEQIDGNALPCFPRRPGVCPDQSPKSDPGQSPPVTRALKPAATLSAVHNLVVEGLRCVLLPRDLCPRFLLLAESNTVRGIETCGILCGKLTHNEFAITHVIVPKQSAGPDYCDVANVEELFSVQDQHSLLTLGWIHTHPTQTAFLSSVDLHTHCSYQLMLPEAIAIVCAPKHKDTGVFRLTNAGMLEVSACKKKGFHPHTKDPRLFSTCQHVVDQDRSITLLDLR; the protein is encoded by the exons ATGGAGCAGCCTTTGACTGTGAGCTCTCTG AAGAAGCTGGCGGCGGGGCCGGACCACACGGACGTGTCGCTGAGCCCGGAGGAGCGAGTGCGGGCGCTGAGCAAGCTGGGCCGCAACGTGTCCATCAACGAGGACATCACGCCGCGCCGCTACTTCCGCTCCGGGGTGGAGATGGAGCGCATGGCAGCTGTGTACCTGGAGGAGGGGAACCTGGAGAACGCCTTCGTGCTCTACCACAAGTTCATCAC CCTGTTCGTGGAGAAGCTGCCCGGCCACCGCGACTACCAGCAATGCGCCATCCCGGAGAAGCAGGACATCATGAAG aaactcaAGGAGGTCGCCTTCCCGAGGACGGACGAGCTGAAAAAGGATCTTTTAAGGAAATATAGCGTAGAGTACCAAGAATGCTTGCAAAGCCAA AGGCTAGAGCAGCAGCGCCTTATCGAGGCGGAGAAGAGGCGTATCGCCCAGATGCGGCAGCAGCAGCTGGAGACCGAGCAATTCCAGTTCTTTGAGGACCAGCTCAAGAAGCAGGAGCTGGCGCGGGACCAGCTGCGCGGCCCCGACGCCCCGGCCATGCTAGCCGAACAGATCGACGGCAACGCGCTGCCCTGCTTCCCGCGGCGGCCCGGTGTCTGCCCCGACCAGTCCCCGAAGAGTGACCCGGGCCAGTCCCCGCCGGTCACCAGAGCCCTGAAGCCCGCTGCCACGCTGAGCGCCGTGCACA acCTGGTGGTGGAGGGTCTTCGATGTGTCCTGTTGCCCAGGGATCTTTGCCCCCGCTTCCTGCTGCTGGCTGAGTCAAACACAGTGAGGGGGATAGAAACCTGTGGAATTCTCTGTGGAAAACTG ACCCATAATGAGTTTGCCATCACCCACGTTATTGTGCCAAAGCAGTCAGCTGGCCCAGACTACTGTGACGTAGCCAACGTGGAAGAGCTCTTCAGCGTCCAGGACCAGCACAGCCTTCTGACCCTGGGATGGATCCAT ACACACCCAACGCAGACGGCATTCCTGTCGAGTGTGGACCTTCACACCCACTGCTCCTACCAGCTCATGCTGCCAGAGGCCATCGCTATAGTCTGTGCACCCAAACATAAGGA CACCGGTGTCTTCAGGCTCACCAATGCAGGCATGCTGGAGGTCTCTGCTTGTAAAAAGAAGGGCTTCCATCCTCATACCAAGGATCCCAGGCTCTTCAGT ACCTGCCAGCATGTGGTGGACCAAGATCGCAGCATCACACTGCTGGATCTCAGGTGA
- the STAMBPL1 gene encoding AMSH-like protease isoform X1 encodes MEQPLTVSSLKKLAAGPDHTDVSLSPEERVRALSKLGRNVSINEDITPRRYFRSGVEMERMAAVYLEEGNLENAFVLYHKFITLFVEKLPGHRDYQQCAIPEKQDIMKKLKEVAFPRTDELKKDLLRKYSVEYQECLQSQDRYNADFPQRLEQQRLIEAEKRRIAQMRQQQLETEQFQFFEDQLKKQELARDQLRGPDAPAMLAEQIDGNALPCFPRRPGVCPDQSPKSDPGQSPPVTRALKPAATLSAVHNLVVEGLRCVLLPRDLCPRFLLLAESNTVRGIETCGILCGKLTHNEFAITHVIVPKQSAGPDYCDVANVEELFSVQDQHSLLTLGWIHTHPTQTAFLSSVDLHTHCSYQLMLPEAIAIVCAPKHKDTGVFRLTNAGMLEVSACKKKGFHPHTKDPRLFSVSRGSDPFWRLECQEALGSNPTKCP; translated from the exons ATGGAGCAGCCTTTGACTGTGAGCTCTCTG AAGAAGCTGGCGGCGGGGCCGGACCACACGGACGTGTCGCTGAGCCCGGAGGAGCGAGTGCGGGCGCTGAGCAAGCTGGGCCGCAACGTGTCCATCAACGAGGACATCACGCCGCGCCGCTACTTCCGCTCCGGGGTGGAGATGGAGCGCATGGCAGCTGTGTACCTGGAGGAGGGGAACCTGGAGAACGCCTTCGTGCTCTACCACAAGTTCATCAC CCTGTTCGTGGAGAAGCTGCCCGGCCACCGCGACTACCAGCAATGCGCCATCCCGGAGAAGCAGGACATCATGAAG aaactcaAGGAGGTCGCCTTCCCGAGGACGGACGAGCTGAAAAAGGATCTTTTAAGGAAATATAGCGTAGAGTACCAAGAATGCTTGCAAAGCCAA GACCGCTACAACGCCGACTTCCCCCAGAGGCTAGAGCAGCAGCGCCTTATCGAGGCGGAGAAGAGGCGTATCGCCCAGATGCGGCAGCAGCAGCTGGAGACCGAGCAATTCCAGTTCTTTGAGGACCAGCTCAAGAAGCAGGAGCTGGCGCGGGACCAGCTGCGCGGCCCCGACGCCCCGGCCATGCTAGCCGAACAGATCGACGGCAACGCGCTGCCCTGCTTCCCGCGGCGGCCCGGTGTCTGCCCCGACCAGTCCCCGAAGAGTGACCCGGGCCAGTCCCCGCCGGTCACCAGAGCCCTGAAGCCCGCTGCCACGCTGAGCGCCGTGCACA acCTGGTGGTGGAGGGTCTTCGATGTGTCCTGTTGCCCAGGGATCTTTGCCCCCGCTTCCTGCTGCTGGCTGAGTCAAACACAGTGAGGGGGATAGAAACCTGTGGAATTCTCTGTGGAAAACTG ACCCATAATGAGTTTGCCATCACCCACGTTATTGTGCCAAAGCAGTCAGCTGGCCCAGACTACTGTGACGTAGCCAACGTGGAAGAGCTCTTCAGCGTCCAGGACCAGCACAGCCTTCTGACCCTGGGATGGATCCAT ACACACCCAACGCAGACGGCATTCCTGTCGAGTGTGGACCTTCACACCCACTGCTCCTACCAGCTCATGCTGCCAGAGGCCATCGCTATAGTCTGTGCACCCAAACATAAGGA CACCGGTGTCTTCAGGCTCACCAATGCAGGCATGCTGGAGGTCTCTGCTTGTAAAAAGAAGGGCTTCCATCCTCATACCAAGGATCCCAGGCTCTTCAGTGTAAGTAGAGGATCGGATCCTTTCTGGAGGCTAGAGTgccaggaagccctgggttcaaatcccactaaGTGTCcctag
- the STAMBPL1 gene encoding AMSH-like protease isoform X5 codes for MEQPLTVSSLKKLAAGPDHTDVSLSPEERVRALSKLGRNVSINEDITPRRYFRSGVEMERMAAVYLEEGNLENAFVLYHKFITLFVEKLPGHRDYQQCAIPEKQDIMKDRYNADFPQRLEQQRLIEAEKRRIAQMRQQQLETEQFQFFEDQLKKQELARDQLRGPDAPAMLAEQIDGNALPCFPRRPGVCPDQSPKSDPGQSPPVTRALKPAATLSAVHNLVVEGLRCVLLPRDLCPRFLLLAESNTVRGIETCGILCGKLTHNEFAITHVIVPKQSAGPDYCDVANVEELFSVQDQHSLLTLGWIHTHPTQTAFLSSVDLHTHCSYQLMLPEAIAIVCAPKHKDTGVFRLTNAGMLEVSACKKKGFHPHTKDPRLFSVSRGSDPFWRLECQEALGSNPTKCP; via the exons ATGGAGCAGCCTTTGACTGTGAGCTCTCTG AAGAAGCTGGCGGCGGGGCCGGACCACACGGACGTGTCGCTGAGCCCGGAGGAGCGAGTGCGGGCGCTGAGCAAGCTGGGCCGCAACGTGTCCATCAACGAGGACATCACGCCGCGCCGCTACTTCCGCTCCGGGGTGGAGATGGAGCGCATGGCAGCTGTGTACCTGGAGGAGGGGAACCTGGAGAACGCCTTCGTGCTCTACCACAAGTTCATCAC CCTGTTCGTGGAGAAGCTGCCCGGCCACCGCGACTACCAGCAATGCGCCATCCCGGAGAAGCAGGACATCATGAAG GACCGCTACAACGCCGACTTCCCCCAGAGGCTAGAGCAGCAGCGCCTTATCGAGGCGGAGAAGAGGCGTATCGCCCAGATGCGGCAGCAGCAGCTGGAGACCGAGCAATTCCAGTTCTTTGAGGACCAGCTCAAGAAGCAGGAGCTGGCGCGGGACCAGCTGCGCGGCCCCGACGCCCCGGCCATGCTAGCCGAACAGATCGACGGCAACGCGCTGCCCTGCTTCCCGCGGCGGCCCGGTGTCTGCCCCGACCAGTCCCCGAAGAGTGACCCGGGCCAGTCCCCGCCGGTCACCAGAGCCCTGAAGCCCGCTGCCACGCTGAGCGCCGTGCACA acCTGGTGGTGGAGGGTCTTCGATGTGTCCTGTTGCCCAGGGATCTTTGCCCCCGCTTCCTGCTGCTGGCTGAGTCAAACACAGTGAGGGGGATAGAAACCTGTGGAATTCTCTGTGGAAAACTG ACCCATAATGAGTTTGCCATCACCCACGTTATTGTGCCAAAGCAGTCAGCTGGCCCAGACTACTGTGACGTAGCCAACGTGGAAGAGCTCTTCAGCGTCCAGGACCAGCACAGCCTTCTGACCCTGGGATGGATCCAT ACACACCCAACGCAGACGGCATTCCTGTCGAGTGTGGACCTTCACACCCACTGCTCCTACCAGCTCATGCTGCCAGAGGCCATCGCTATAGTCTGTGCACCCAAACATAAGGA CACCGGTGTCTTCAGGCTCACCAATGCAGGCATGCTGGAGGTCTCTGCTTGTAAAAAGAAGGGCTTCCATCCTCATACCAAGGATCCCAGGCTCTTCAGTGTAAGTAGAGGATCGGATCCTTTCTGGAGGCTAGAGTgccaggaagccctgggttcaaatcccactaaGTGTCcctag
- the STAMBPL1 gene encoding AMSH-like protease isoform X3, with translation MEQPLTVSSLKKLAAGPDHTDVSLSPEERVRALSKLGRNVSINEDITPRRYFRSGVEMERMAAVYLEEGNLENAFVLYHKFITLFVEKLPGHRDYQQCAIPEKQDIMKKLKEVAFPRTDELKKDLLRKYSVEYQECLQSQRLEQQRLIEAEKRRIAQMRQQQLETEQFQFFEDQLKKQELARDQLRGPDAPAMLAEQIDGNALPCFPRRPGVCPDQSPKSDPGQSPPVTRALKPAATLSAVHNLVVEGLRCVLLPRDLCPRFLLLAESNTVRGIETCGILCGKLTHNEFAITHVIVPKQSAGPDYCDVANVEELFSVQDQHSLLTLGWIHTHPTQTAFLSSVDLHTHCSYQLMLPEAIAIVCAPKHKDTGVFRLTNAGMLEVSACKKKGFHPHTKDPRLFSVSRGSDPFWRLECQEALGSNPTKCP, from the exons ATGGAGCAGCCTTTGACTGTGAGCTCTCTG AAGAAGCTGGCGGCGGGGCCGGACCACACGGACGTGTCGCTGAGCCCGGAGGAGCGAGTGCGGGCGCTGAGCAAGCTGGGCCGCAACGTGTCCATCAACGAGGACATCACGCCGCGCCGCTACTTCCGCTCCGGGGTGGAGATGGAGCGCATGGCAGCTGTGTACCTGGAGGAGGGGAACCTGGAGAACGCCTTCGTGCTCTACCACAAGTTCATCAC CCTGTTCGTGGAGAAGCTGCCCGGCCACCGCGACTACCAGCAATGCGCCATCCCGGAGAAGCAGGACATCATGAAG aaactcaAGGAGGTCGCCTTCCCGAGGACGGACGAGCTGAAAAAGGATCTTTTAAGGAAATATAGCGTAGAGTACCAAGAATGCTTGCAAAGCCAA AGGCTAGAGCAGCAGCGCCTTATCGAGGCGGAGAAGAGGCGTATCGCCCAGATGCGGCAGCAGCAGCTGGAGACCGAGCAATTCCAGTTCTTTGAGGACCAGCTCAAGAAGCAGGAGCTGGCGCGGGACCAGCTGCGCGGCCCCGACGCCCCGGCCATGCTAGCCGAACAGATCGACGGCAACGCGCTGCCCTGCTTCCCGCGGCGGCCCGGTGTCTGCCCCGACCAGTCCCCGAAGAGTGACCCGGGCCAGTCCCCGCCGGTCACCAGAGCCCTGAAGCCCGCTGCCACGCTGAGCGCCGTGCACA acCTGGTGGTGGAGGGTCTTCGATGTGTCCTGTTGCCCAGGGATCTTTGCCCCCGCTTCCTGCTGCTGGCTGAGTCAAACACAGTGAGGGGGATAGAAACCTGTGGAATTCTCTGTGGAAAACTG ACCCATAATGAGTTTGCCATCACCCACGTTATTGTGCCAAAGCAGTCAGCTGGCCCAGACTACTGTGACGTAGCCAACGTGGAAGAGCTCTTCAGCGTCCAGGACCAGCACAGCCTTCTGACCCTGGGATGGATCCAT ACACACCCAACGCAGACGGCATTCCTGTCGAGTGTGGACCTTCACACCCACTGCTCCTACCAGCTCATGCTGCCAGAGGCCATCGCTATAGTCTGTGCACCCAAACATAAGGA CACCGGTGTCTTCAGGCTCACCAATGCAGGCATGCTGGAGGTCTCTGCTTGTAAAAAGAAGGGCTTCCATCCTCATACCAAGGATCCCAGGCTCTTCAGTGTAAGTAGAGGATCGGATCCTTTCTGGAGGCTAGAGTgccaggaagccctgggttcaaatcccactaaGTGTCcctag